ACTCTTAGAAATGCAGTTCAATTTCGACTCTTCTATTCTTGGCTTTTCCTTCGGGAGAGGTATTTGGGGCTACTGGTTCAGTATCAGCACAGGCCATAATTTTAAATTTCACCTTGGGAATTTTACATTCTTTTATTAGAACCTTCAAAACACTTTCAGCTCTTTTAGCAGAAAGAACCCAATTATCAACTCCCGGAACGTTATCAGTATGTCCTTTAATTACGATTTTCTTTATGGATGGATCTTTCAGGGCTTCACATATTTCCTGCAAAAAGTGGATAGTTTCTGGTTTGAGACGATAAGAGCCACTTTCAAAAGTTATTTTGCAAGGAAAAAGAACTTTTATAGTTTTTTTTGTCTCTATTACTTTAAACTCCCTAATAAAAGGGTATTTTTCCTTCAGTTTTTCCATTTTTCCTTTTATTTTTCTTAGAACTTTCTTTCGGGGCGGATACAGAGGTCTAACCATAGGTGGGCCGATAGAATTTTTTGGAGAGTTTAAAAGACCTTTATTTCCCGAGATCTCTCCCATTCTGCTTTTAAAGAGGATAACCTTGCTTATGTCAAGTGTGGAGTGGGAAAGAACTATTACAAAAAAGATAATAAGAATAAAAAGAACATCTATAACCGACAGTTTCCATCTTGACCGAGGAGAAACAATCATTTTTGTTCCTTTTGAGCAACCTTTTTTTCAAAGACGTCAACTTTTCCTTTAGAGAGAGATTCCAAGAGAGATTCTCTTATAACTTTTGGGGAAACTCCCTCAAGCATAAATATTATGGCTTTTTCAACTAAGGTAAGTAGGACTTCTTCTCTTGATTTTAGGTATCTGAGCCGAGAGGCGAGAGGGGTAAAAAACATGTTTGATAGCACGAGGCCGTAGAAAGTTGTAAGGAGTGCTAAAGCAAGGCCGGTTCCGATAGTTGAAGGGTCTTTGAGATTAGCAAGCATGTAAATAAGTCCTATAACTGTCCCGAGCAGTCCAAAGGCCGGTGCAAGAGTTCCTAAATTTTCCACGAGCACTATAGAGTTTTCAATGTCTTCAAGGTAGGACCTTCTTTCAAGCTCAAGTACCTCTTTTATCGTCTTGGTATCCGAAATCTCCATTGCAAGCTGAACTGCTCTTTTTATTCCCTCGTAAGGAACTTTCTTACCTTCTATTTCTCTTTCAAGTCCAAAAAGACCATCCCGGCGAAAAGAAACAGAAAGTCTGTTAAAGAACTCTACGAACTCCTGAAGGTTTACATGTTTATAGGAAAAGGCCAAAAATATAGGTTTTAAGGTTCTTGCTACAACGTCAACAGGAAGGGAAGCGGCGCCAGCCGTAAGCGTTCCTGCAATAACGAATATCAAAGACGGATAGTTAACAAAGAGGTCAAGCTGGCCTTCGAGAAGCAAAGTTATAACAAGCACAACAAAGGGAGAAAAAAGAATTAAAAGAGAAAGAACTTGAAACATCTACTACCTCTTCAGGTTTATAACTGTCTGCAGGATCTCATCGTCGGTAGTTATGACTTTTGTGTTTGCCTGAAAAGCCCTCTGAGCTACTATCATGTCAACAAACTCCTGAGTCAAATCAACGTTTGACATTTCAAGAGC
The DNA window shown above is from Desulfurobacteriaceae bacterium and carries:
- a CDS encoding flagellar motor protein MotB gives rise to the protein MIVSPRSRWKLSVIDVLFILIIFFVIVLSHSTLDISKVILFKSRMGEISGNKGLLNSPKNSIGPPMVRPLYPPRKKVLRKIKGKMEKLKEKYPFIREFKVIETKKTIKVLFPCKITFESGSYRLKPETIHFLQEICEALKDPSIKKIVIKGHTDNVPGVDNWVLSAKRAESVLKVLIKECKIPKVKFKIMACADTEPVAPNTSPEGKAKNRRVEIELHF
- a CDS encoding MotA/TolQ/ExbB proton channel family protein, with protein sequence MFQVLSLLILFSPFVVLVITLLLEGQLDLFVNYPSLIFVIAGTLTAGAASLPVDVVARTLKPIFLAFSYKHVNLQEFVEFFNRLSVSFRRDGLFGLEREIEGKKVPYEGIKRAVQLAMEISDTKTIKEVLELERRSYLEDIENSIVLVENLGTLAPAFGLLGTVIGLIYMLANLKDPSTIGTGLALALLTTFYGLVLSNMFFTPLASRLRYLKSREEVLLTLVEKAIIFMLEGVSPKVIRESLLESLSKGKVDVFEKKVAQKEQK